The following nucleotide sequence is from Malania oleifera isolate guangnan ecotype guangnan chromosome 4, ASM2987363v1, whole genome shotgun sequence.
TTTGGTTGGAACAatgtgagaaaaagaagaaggtgtgGAAGGCACTGAGGGAAGGGAGGAAGAGGATAGCTCCATGGATCTGTGGACAGATTAGTCAAggctgctctgataccatgttgagagcAATGAACAGTTGCTATATATTATTCATAATGGCAGTGCCTTTATACATACAATTTCAGGAGGAATCAAGGAATAAAAGTAGTTACAATTTAATTACAATTGTAGCAGAAAAGAATATATTTGTTACAACTTATTTGTAGTGTAGTTGGGCTTGTTATAATTGCTAATATGTAAAACCAGTCTATTTCACATAAAAAAGGCCTCACAAAATTTTAAATGGAGTAGAATCAATTCATTGTAAAATGTCTTAACACTTGTTATCAATAAAGTATCAAATAATTCTGTGCAACAAACATCGAAGCAATGCAATTTTCCTGTACCATTTCTAGAATCTTGCTTTCCCTAAACCAAAGTAAGGACTAGTGGGGCTTTGATGAACACAGACatcctaaaatattaaattttgttaTTTCACCTCTTTGGCATCCTAAGCCAATGTTCCTCAGAAGGTTTTTGCTACATACCAGGCTGCTGACTGATCATATCTTTTATTACTTAATGAGCAGTATCGATCATTTCATACTTTGAGATAGTTTAActgaatataaatttaaatgtGCCATGATATAAACTGTGGATCACTTGTTCATGGATTATTTCCTCAGATGATGGCAGAACTCTTGTCAAAAGATGGAAATGTAATAGCAAGATCAGGCCAACCATGCATGCTGCGATTTAGAAGCCTCCCAATACGGCTCTTACGGACATTTCTTATGGGCATACCTTTATTACTAGGAATCACAAGTGAAACCCAGAAGATTACTGTTCAGATACTGAAGTACAAGGAAGGTGTCCCAAGAACTGAAGCCATCAGAATAACAATGATTCCACGGGCGGGAACGTGTTCTCCTCCACAGCTATACGACGCAGAAATCATCATCAACTCTAAGCTACCTTGGAAAAAACAACTACTGAACAGTTGGAAATGGACATTTTATGTGTGTGCATCGTTGTATGTTTACATTATGCTCCTTATTTTACTTGTTTGTTGCTTCAGATCTCTCATCTTCCCCATGAGATTAGCTTACAGCCGTCATAGTGAGCAAAGTTTTACCAAAGAAATACCGAAGGAACCCGAACTTGTACTTGGAGAAGAAAGGGACATTTCAGAGGCATTGAGAAGATGGCAACGACGTAGGACCAAGAGAAGAGCAATTCCCTTGCACGGGATTTCTACAGGAACTGATGGCTCATCTACCTCGTGCATTAGCATGACCAGAGAGGATGGGAGTTCCTCCATCGTAGAAGAATATGTAAGGGACTCAGAGTCGGTGTGTTTAGGAAGATGAATTGATTTGGTTGTTTGTGGTGGTACAGTATTGCAATCTGCATCAGTTTTTAGTGGGGAAAATTTGGAATCCTATGGTAATTTATGCACATGAACATaagacatgtatatatatttggttaTCTAGGTCTAGATGGTTTTCTAAAATCATACTGATATGGATGTTCTTAACCTATAGACCACATGCATGTATGGGCTTGTTTTAAGAGTTCTGGCAGTTCTCCCAGATGCAAATATTTGCTGCAAAATGAGTTGAAGCTGGCAAAAAGCAGGGTCATGGTATACCGATTCTGACTTGAGTTGATGGGGGGTAGTGAATGAAGTTTTGTCCACTGTCGTTTTTTAGGCGTGACTGAATCACAATTCAAGTCATTGCAACAATCCCCAAAAAGAAAAGGAGCAGAAAATATCAAAGACTAAAAGGCAATGAGCATAACCATAAAATTTGGGTATGCCAAATAATGAAGTAAAGCTCTATGTTAGGTCTTGTGTGTTAGATCATGACTTATTTTCTGGAGGATTGTCTACTTGAACTCTGTAAGGGGCATATTTTATGAAGAAGGGGTCCTTAATCATCCATGCAAAACCTTCCTGGTGTATGAGAGGTCTAATGTTGTGTCCAGAAACTGTATTTTGAGTTTGGATATAGTGtcattatattattttactaaGGGCATTGAAATTTTGATGTTAATATTGAAATTCGAAACTTCAAGGCACTAATTTTCACAAGAATCTATATACACAAGCACACTTTTCGAATTAGATAAATTATTGTGTTGTTTCTTTTTTGGGCATACTCATAACACCCTAAATAACTATAGAGTTCTCCCAAGAAAAAAGGTGTCTGCAAGAATGGTTATTGGCTGAAAGAGCTGATATTTGCAAGATTTGCTACTCTATATTAGTTGGAATAGTACCAACTTTTGTGCGGTCATTTATATTAGAataatgcctttttttttttttttttgtaaaaaatatatttctatataataatTATTCCATTCTCACTCTACTTCATTCTACAAACTAAACATAACACGAGTTTCTTTATTAACACAATCTAGTGGATCATAAACCCTATTTTCAAACATGTGTTTGTTttcaagctattttttttttctaaactagACTAAATAGAATTGAACAGTCTTTTGTGATAATTATCCTACTATGTGTCCAGCCTGCAATCAAGACAAGGAGTCATCCATAAACCTGGCTATGACTCAGCTAACTTTAGCCCCATGAAACTATTGAACTGCAAAATAAGATAGCAAATAACATCAGCTAGGGAGTGAACATCCACGAATTGAGAAGAAAGATGCAGGTGTTTATGCTCAGTTAAAACTTTCTTTCTCTTAGAATATTCAGATGTTTATACACTTCCTTTTAATGCTTACTCATTCAATTTGAACTCAAAACACATCTAGAAAGTCAAGTATCCCATGGCACATTATAGAACACTGTAATGTCTAACTTCCAtgccccaaaaaaaataaaaaataaaaacatctaGCCAACTTTAGACTACAAAAGTAAAGTTCCTTCTTCGATAAGAACATCAATCAAGGATTTGTAACCATTGTTTTATCATGGCCAGAAAATAATTCGAGGCCATAGACTAATAGAAACCAAGCTTATGTCAAAAAGATAATATAGCTCCATTGTGTGATACAGTTGGTGAGTATAAGTTCTGAAAATCATCCTCATATAAGTTATAGGCTGTGCCATTTATTTCCACAATGAATTGACAAAGAGATATAAAATAATCAAAGTTGAgacttcagagagagagagagctatgCAAATGTAAATGTTTAACCTCTTAGACAGAGCTTCAGTCTATTAAGAGATTTGATTTTTCCTAAGATTCTGTATGGAAAAAATATGAATACATGGCCAGGCCTTAGTCAGCCCTTTCAGCAGTGCCCAAACTTCCCCCACGAGAGAAGCAAAAGCCTGAATGCTATAGAAGCATAGCTATCGTTTTCTTTTATCACTCCTTGAGACACATTCTGCAGTTTGTAATGCTGGGATTATTTCTAAAAGCTCCATCCATGTTTGGCTTAAAACTAATCAAGAGGAAGAGAGGCCTGTTGGGCTTTTGTGAAGCCTAGTTAcattaaatttggatgatgattcgacctttctttaatgagagatttctatcctaaggtttAGTCCATGAGCAATGCGGCTTGGGCCCAAGCTGCGTTGCCTTCGGGAAAATTTTTGGTCCagttttgtagcccattcggaaCCCTATCCGCAGCATATAAAATCATTAtctttgggtgattagggttaaGCGGTCACATttcgcgagagagcgagagagagcattgtaccgccgtactctgtattttcttcctgataatagtgaaatctctacaactccatggacgtaggtaaaattgtcgaaccacgtaaatattgtcttatgCGTgcgattgatttttctttgacgtgtattctttctctatttcgTTTCTCACACGTTTCGGGAATTttttgttaattcccaacaaggCCCAATCAAAATATTGTTCAGGTTTGTAAACTCGATCAAATACCATCCACATTACATGACTCTAATAACTGCTGTGTAATCAAATAATAACCAAACTACAATATTGTAACAGCTGTTGGACCTAATGATCCTCTTTTATTGTTAGAACCAAGCCAAAACCACGGTTTGATAAACATTTACTGGTCTGGTACTGTAAGCTGATTGAACTGCCTGCCTGACCAGGCACTGTTTCCAGCTTTCAAAATGTTAAGCTCTTTTAAGGGTTTCCGAAGAGCCCATAATACATCTGTCCCTTCCATGATATTTGTAACATCATCTCAACCAAATTTAAACTGATGTAGCACCCAAATAAACAATCCACTTGGCCTTCAAGCGACATTTTAATTTAGAAAACAACCAAATTCTTCCAAGGAAATCACACAGCGCTTCAAGTCCTAGAACCTAGGACAAAGCAACCTCAAATTAGAAATCTAGGTGCCATTCAAAACATTACAGCACATTTTTTTAAACACAGAATTACATTGATGATGTCCAGGAAAAACATACAGGACATCCCTGAGATGCAAGAGAAGATGGATGCAGTTTTAAGATAATTCCTTGGTTCATTCATAATtgttataaatatttaaaatgatgGCTAGTATATTTAGGACAAATAATTAGGAATGCATGAGTAATAGGACATGGACACCATATTTTTCCCCTTCCTTCTGCTTATAAAGGAAGACAATATTTTCAGTTGATTGCTAATATATAAGCATTTTATTTTCCAAAGGAAAGAGTGAAGCAAAATAACATATATTTATCCAGGTGACAAAAAAAATTGATTGTTGAATTCATATTTCAAAGAGAACCAGAACAACAAAAGAATTAAGTAGCAAAGACAATTACATCACAAAACACCTATAGCCCTTCAACAGAGGTAGAACTAAATGCATTCAGGATGGGTAGGACTGATAATTATGCAGGTTTGAGATAAATCCTGTTAAGGTGTGATTCTCAATTTTACCTAATACcttattttctgaaaattttaaatagtcATGCAATCCATTTACATAaaatgtatcacggtttcagtggGCGCAGCGGTTAGACTGAgatttaaacttaaatttttcctttttctccaCTCCAGCAGTAAAGTGACTAGATCGACCTCTTTTGCTGTTGGATTTGAGCTAAATCAACTACAGTTTGATGAGATTTATAAGCAATAACCTGCTGTTTCTTGTAACTGTCAGAGTGTCGGCTGATTGCATAACCCGATGATGCACAACTTCCAGCATTCAAAATATTCAGCAGTGTTAACAGTTTCCTAAACGGATACCATGTGGCTACCTCTTCTGACTCAAATTTGAACTGATGCAGCACCTAACTAAACATTTCACAGAAGGATAACGGGTTGCCCCTCATCAAACAATGTGTCATTTTGTAAAATAACTAGACTATCCGAGCAAAATACATTCAAGAAAGTGGTGTCCAGCTGATTGTTATACCGCAACACATTTTGCTACGacagcagaaaatataaaaattcacCCAGAGTGGTAAAATGGGGGAAGGGATGGAATTTCCTCCAAGAAACTTGTATATTGCATGATAAAGGAAGGGCTAAAAACTTTCTTCAAGCAGAAAACTGAGTGGCTAAATTGAATAAGATTGTCTGATTGGGATTGCACATCCAATTCAAAAGCAGCAAATTCTGCTAATTTTTAACTGGTGCTGTTACATCTGTAATCCATGCCATTCATAGGATGCTTCACATCCAAGAAAGCTGTGGAGAAACAACCTCAAATTAGAAATGAGGTATCACTTAACATTATGTATGTACCATTCCTAAATTACATCGAGGATTTCCAAGAAAAACAAAAGGATAATGTAGGCCATCCAAAATGCATAAGAAGATGGCTgctattgaaaatattatttgacTCATTAATTATCTACATAAAGATCTAAAATGAAGGCCGCTATTTCTAGCTTGCAGTGACATGACAGCTAATTGGGAatgcaaaatataataaaacatcAATTTTTTTCATTTGCTTTGGCTGAGTTGATTGTAAACATAAATGCTTCTTTTTCAAAGAGAATGGATGGGGGAGAGTGCCAAGGGCATTGAAAAATATTTCCCAAGCGACCAATATTGACTACTGCATGCCATTGATCATAGAGAACCTGATCAAGAGAAGCAACATGTAGCTAGAGCAATCACAGCACATACAATTCAAAGACCTGCAGCTCTTTAATTAGCCAGGCCAAATAAACATTTAACATGAAGGACAAATATAAACAATCAGTAGATGGCAAGAATTTGAGTGATCATCAAACAAGTTCGTGATTTAATCTTTGCTCAATAGCTTGTATTCTGGAAATCATAGTCATTGGTCAAATTTATTATACAGGTACCACACAGAAGACTGGGTCTTATAATGGTTTCAGTGGCCCTTGCAAGTAATTGGAGGCTGGATATCAAAATTTTGTCTCGAGTCTAGtaataaagaaaaatgagaacatTCAAATTCATAGGCCATTTCCTCAAATCTGCTACATGTTTAAGCTAGTAAAAAGGAGTGCTACAACCGCCTAAAGTACAATGAATTAGAAACATACTCACCAAAATCAAGTTCTTGCTCAACCTAGATGAACTTTATGGAAGTCAGTTACAAAAAGAACAACTTAATAAGCTTGATGGCACAGCCAATATCAAAATGAACATGCAAGCAGCCTGCTTATAGGCCTTTAGGTCATTGTATCATGAATTGGATTAAAATACTGCCTTCCTcaagatctttatcagagaaaaaaaaagggggggggggggggagtgtaGAACACTTCTTTTCTTTAGCAACAACCATAGAGCCTTTAGTGAGCTTCCACTGCTTGTCACTAAAGGTGTTATAGTATCCCTCATCATCAAACTTCCCTACAAAGACTAAATTCAAACATCATTCAATCTGATATTTGCAATATGTCTTATATCTCTAAGAATTAACCTGCTGCCATTGTTAGTTTGCAAGTATACATCTCCAATGCCAACAACTGCAGATGAGCCATCATTTCACATCTTCACAACACCAAAGTCACCTGATGTATATGATGAGAAGAATCCCTTTTGGAGGttgcatgaatggaggcaccactgttTATTACCCAACTGGTCTCCTGGCAAgcaagattaatttcattattctCACAAACAATAAGAAATCCATTAGAAACCATAGCAGCTCTATCTTTATCTTCATCTTTCttgtcattttttcttttccttttctttgctCTTTCTTCCACTTTTGGCAATATTTCTTCTTATGACCTTTCTTACCACAAGCAAAGCATTCACTGTGTTTATTTGAGTGAGACTTGCTTTTGGATTTATCACGATTTCCACGACCTTTGCTTTTTCTTCTCCCCTATTTTCCATGACAAAAGCTTTTGACTAAGAGGATGAAGAACCTGCTATTTTCCTCCTTGTATCTTCATTTAACAAACTACTTTTTACCAAACTCATAGATACAATTCCTTTAGGGGCTGAGTTTGTGATGGAAACTATAAAAGTTTCCCAACTGTCTGATAAAGAACCAAGAAGCCATAAAGCCCACACCTCATTATCAAAAGAAGTTTTCAAAGATACCAATTGATTTATAATTCCCTACATTTCATTCAAATGATCAGTAATAGGAGTACCATCCCTATATTTCAAATTCATAAACTTTTTTATCATATACAATTTATTTCCCCTTGTTTTTTTAGCATAAAGCTCAACTAGTTTTGTTCAAAGTGAGTGTGCATCAATTTCATTGTCCATATGGTTGTGGAAATTATCATCAATTCATTGTTGGATATAACCATATACTTGCCTATTTAACAATTTCTTATCATCATTAGTTATTGTTGTGGATGAAATCGGAATTGCACAACCGAATTTAAACGCAACaataatgaagaacaaatatggaacacacacacaatatatctGAAAGCaaaaacaatgacacaaagatttatgtggttcggcaaagcttaCATCCACATGAGCAATTGGCAAAGGTTTTCACTATGAAAATTTCAAAGTATACAACACAatacaattcaaaataatttttttctcttcttcttccagAATAAACCCAAAAtgatatatttataaacactttggaggtttccctccaaacacccaaccatattaatgttcacattcaaattttgaaatcagcTTTGCTACTCTGAGCCAAACAGTCGACTGATTGGTGC
It contains:
- the LOC131154509 gene encoding seipin-1 — protein: MEEEQEDHFTALKPSPLLLTNLISFLSDTIYAFLFALSLPFFSLLSMASHSIRRAHDAGINLRSAAARAPIAAAGGGARLLRRLGLGFMGAAYVLVLLLMLLVLAAAFGVGVVRLGVEEPLHVRERLMFDYTDINPNAVLSFSGYGGMKMRNKKIAVPVGRTFCVSVVLLMPEPNHNRGLGMFQMMAELLSKDGNVIARSGQPCMLRFRSLPIRLLRTFLMGIPLLLGITSETQKITVQILKYKEGVPRTEAIRITMIPRAGTCSPPQLYDAEIIINSKLPWKKQLLNSWKWTFYVCASLYVYIMLLILLVCCFRSLIFPMRLAYSRHSEQSFTKEIPKEPELVLGEERDISEALRRWQRRRTKRRAIPLHGISTGTDGSSTSCISMTREDGSSSIVEEYVRDSESVCLGR